A stretch of the Apteryx mantelli isolate bAptMan1 chromosome 3, bAptMan1.hap1, whole genome shotgun sequence genome encodes the following:
- the LOC106494730 gene encoding uncharacterized protein produces MELDLMLRLLLIGTLVSDIWTEDRPGSMRSECLGNFLRITLSAEYFEDKYLSFSAVDQFGIAWEIDEAMASQCGYTVTYSYWGNAEFRASALSCHSQSEKDVFTVTIQIKASHTPDMKNAATHLKSASCHYGPWSPRELICEKNYMEVSVRREVPQTVHDFIQDEPEDWALAFPEAKTGESSIWQIVFHQPEEKKALLVTDAWHAGYGLNTTDTRILLRIPYSAAQIQLVKARGITFSAVRSSTFYKQRWMILMVDTAVACPVDGVDYTNKTITWTVPKYIQPLSAGATSFKDVLVEAGVDLHKLSAKEMVSRKYSLSNDLDTITIKIPIGAEGGYYKTSVNSEQYGAKYSINLFLEHQWEDNKWGLTKHTIIKEIETPFEHVELAITNNTNLSTRLMNVTVGMFLPDVELVNLTFEGATVTVLEAIQHGYVTHENRYANGSKTYAIQVPFDAASIKKEYTREDIRTYTLNVTLEFIIHPTSDTFTIPVITVSAVKDAVLPSARGFCNERSLYLIITRGNVDQNWLPFISNQHLTPEAAQKYNYSLSDNGTHLAVCVPFLSPHVDFEDIHPSGITASLHLTLKDGITLANRRDFSISCRFSPSELMQCLPNGTVVITAVKLVGIADVDTSLLVLRDRQCKPILVTEKTATFKFNVNTCGTSRTFNSTTMTYENDVLYFRPGSDMPVYQLKCVCWYTIKQTVDVQYESKNNPVPSIKPGFGSLALSLKLFKEKSFSDPYKESEYPVVKYLREALYFEVELLQSEDVRLELNLEDCWATNSQSSDSHPQWPILINGCENSEDSHRTIFHQVIYSPRVKFPQHLKRFEVRMFAFVQGTTLLQEQLYFHCRVVICSTMHQSSDSLCPRRCNPGKHRLDRSAESHLYGQASSGAVLFKKEKVTGRGEYVDF; encoded by the exons ATGGAGTTGGATCTAATGCTGAG GTTGTTGCTAATAGGGACACTAGTCTCTGACATATGGACTGAAGATAGGCCAG GCTCCATGAGATCAGAGTGCTTGGGGAACTTCTTGCGCATAACACTGAGTGCAGAATACTTTGAGGACAAATACTTGTCTTTTTCTGCTGTTG ATCAATTTGGCATAGCCTGGGAGATAGATGAGGCCATGGCATCACAGTGCGGCTATACGGTAACTTACAGCTATTGGGGTAACGCTGAATTTCGTGCCTCTGCACTAAGCTGCCATTCTCAGTCAGAG AAAGATGTGTTCACAGTAACTATACAAATCAAAGCATCTCATACTCCTGATATGAAAAATGCTGCAACACACCTGAAAAGTGCAAGTTGCCATTATGGCCCATGGAGTCCAAGAGAGTTAATATGTGAAAAAAACTACATGGAG GTTTCTGTCAGGAGGGAGGTTCCACAAACAGTACATGACTTCATTCAAGATGAACCTGAGGACTGGGCTCTTGCCTTCCCAGAG GCAAAAACAGGAGAATCCTCAATATGGCAAATAGTGTTTCATCAACCAGAAGAGAAAAAGGCCCTGCTAGTGACTGATGCTTGGCATGCTGGCTACGGACTCAACACCACAGATACCAGGATACTGCTGCGAATACCATACAGTGCTGCACAAATTCAGCTGGTCAAG GCTCGGGGAATTACCTTTTCTGCAGTGAGATCAAGTACATTTTACAAACAGCGGTGGATGATCCTGATGGTGGATACTGCTGTGGCATGTCCTGTAG ATGGTGTGGACTACACTAACAAAACAATCACCTGGACTGTTCCAAAATATATTCAACCCCTCTCTGCTGGAGCAACTAGCTTTAAGGATGTGCTTGTTGAAGCTGGTGTGGATCTACACAAACTGTCTGCTaaagaaatggtttccaggaaaTACTCATTGTCTAATGACTTGGATACAATTACAATCAAGATACCAATAGGTGCAGAAGGTGGTTATTACAAG ACTTCTGTGAACAGCGAACAGTATGGGGCAAAATACAGTATCAACCTGTTCTTGGAACATCAGTGGGAAGATAACAAATGGGGACTAACCAAACATACTATCATCAAGGAAATAGAAACACCATTTGAACACGTGGAACTTGCTATAACCAACA ACACAAATCTGAGCACCAGGCTAATGAATGTGACGGTGGGAATGTTCCTCCCTGATGTGGAGCTTGTGAACTTAACCTTTGAGGGGGCAACTGTAACGGTACTTGAAGCTATTCAGCATGGATATGTAACACATGAAAACAGATATGCTAATGGAAGCAAAACCTATGCAATACAAGTCCCATTTGATGCAGCAAGCATTAAGAAAGAG TACACAAGAGAGGACATTAGAACATACACCCTGAATGTCACACTTGAGTTCATAATCCATCCAACAAGTGATACTTTCACCATTCCGGTCATAACAGTGTCTGCTGTTAAAGATGCAG TACTGCCTAGTGCAAGAGGATTTTGCAATGAGAGGAGTCTCTATCTAATAATCACTCGTGGGAATGTGGACCAAAACTGGCTGCCCTTCATCTCTAACCAGCACCTGACACCAGAGGCTGCGCAAAAGTACAACTATAGCCTGAGTGACAATGGCACTCACTTGGCAGTCTGtgtccctttcctttctccccatgTGGACTTTGAA GATATTCATCCCTCTGGAATAACGGCTTCACTCCACTTAACCTTGAAGGATGGCATCACCCTGGCTAACAGGAGAGACTTCTCAATTTCCTGCAGATTTTCACCTTCAGAGTTAATGC agtgcctCCCCAATGGAACTGTGGTTATTACTGCAGTGAAATTGGTAGGGATTGCAGATGTGGACACCAGTCTGCTTGTCTTGAGAGACAGACAATGTAAACCCATTCTAGTGACAGAGAAGACTGCAACCTTCAAGTTCAATGTAAACACTTGTGGAACAAGTAGAACG TTCAACAGCACAACCATGACATATGAAAATGATGTACTCTATTTTAGACCTGGCAGTGATATGCCAGTATACCA attaaAGTGTGTATGCTGGTACACAATCAAGCAGACTGTTGATGTCCAATATGAATCTAAAAACAACCCAGTACCCAGTATTAAGCCAGGATTTGGCTCTCTTGCTCTCTCATTGAAGCTTTTCAAAG AGAAGTCCTTTTCTGACCCCTACAAGGAATCAGAATATCCTGTGGTAAAATACTTGAGGGAGGCACTGTATTTTGAAGTTGAATTGCTCCAGTCTGAAGATGTGAGACTAGAACTAAACTTAGAAGATTGTTGGGCTACGAACTCCCAAAGCAGTGACAGCCATCCTCAGTGGCCTATCCTTATAAATGG GTGTGAAAATAGTGAAGACTCTCACAGAACCATATTCCACCAAGTTATTTATAGCCCCAGAGTAAAATTTCCTCAGCACCTGAAGAGATTTGAAGTGAGGATGTTCGCTTTTGTTCAAGGCACAACTCTGCTACAAGAGCAG CTGTATTTCCACTGCAGGGTGGTGATCTGCAGCACTATGCACCAGTCTTCAGACTCTCTTTGTCCAAGGAGATGCAATCCTGGGAAACACAGACTTG ACCGCAGTGCAGAATCCCATCTGTATGGGCAAGCATCATCTGGAGCAGTACTTTTTAAGAAGGAGAAGGTGACTGGAAGAG GTGAATATGTGGACTTTTGA
- the MSGN1 gene encoding mesogenin-1, with amino-acid sequence MDKLHETLINMEDGLGSEHPVCLSPWDWKNNAGAFELNQASSPHSLSPAPSFESYSPSPCPAAIETPYRSSGSSSSLAGYSLEDFPAAYLPSPGQARLPKGTKVRMSAQRRRKASEREKLRMRTLAEALHTLRNYLPPVYSQRGQPLTKIQTLKYTIKYISELTDLLNSVKRA; translated from the coding sequence ATGGACAAATTGCACGAGACTTTGATAAACATGGAAGACGGTTTGGGCTCGGAGCATCCTGTCTGCTTATCTCCCTGGGACTGGAAAAACAACGCCGGGGCTTTTGAGCTGAACCAGGCCTCGTCTCCTCACAGCTTATCTCCAGCTCCTTCCTTTGAGTCCTACTCTCCGTCCCCTTGCCCGGCGGCGATCGAGACCCCCTaccgcagcagcggcagcagcagcagcctggcggGATACAGCCTGGAGGATTTCCCCGCCGCCTACCTGCCGAGCCCCGGGCAGGCCCGGCTCCCCAAGGGCACCAAGGTCCGCATGTCGGCCCAGCGCAGGAGGAAAGCCAGCGAGAGGGAGAAGCTGAGGATGAGGACCCTGGCGGAGGCTTTGCACACCCTGCGCAACTACCTGCCTCCTGTCTACAGCCAGAGGGGCCAGCCTCTCACCAAAATACAGACCCTGAAATACACCATCAAGTATATCAGCGAACTGACGGATCTTCTGAACAGCGTGAAGCGGGCATAG